The genomic window CCTTTGCAAAATTCAAGAGCCGGCCCTGATGGCGTTGCCCCGCGGCGCCTTCGAGCAGGTCGCCGCTGCAAAGCTGGACCTTGATCTTGACGTGATCGAGGCCTGCCGTCTCGCAGAGGTCTTTGGCCTCGTTGAGCGAATAAGCTTTGGTTCCGGGGCTTTCGAGATACAGCGCATAGACCTCTGCAAGGGAGAGGCCCGACTTCACGCCATATCTCGCCCACAGCAAAAAGCCGGTGATGGAATGCTTGTGGTAGACCATGATGCGCGCGACGCCGCCGGGCTTCAGAACACGGGACACCTCTTTGAATGCGCATTGTGTGTCAGGCGAGTGGTGCAGCACGCCCCAGCTATACACAATGTCGAACGATTGGTCCTGGAAGGGCAGGTGTTCGGCGTCAGCAGTCTGCAGCTCGGAATTAAGGCCCGACAGGCTGAGCCGTTGCGACGTGAACTCAATCGCCCGTTCTGTGAGGTCGATGCCGCAAAGACGGGCAGGAGCGTTGAGCGCCCATTGCTCGTGGTCAGCGCCCATGCCAACGCCGATTTCAAGCACGGACTTTCCGTTGGCTTCGGGGAAGCGCGCAAAATCGAAAATATACGGTTCAAGCGCATACCGCGCAGCCGCCTGGGCCTTGAGACGAGACAGGTCATCTTCGCCTATGGCGAAGGCGTCTTCGCCGCAGGAGGCTGCTTCCCAGAATTGCCGGACGTCGTCTTTTGTAATGGCTGTGTTCATGCCCACCCTCAGGAGAGAGGCGAGCCTACCACGCGCATGGTGTGCGATCTACGCCAATGAGGACCGAATATACGCTTAGGGAGATCGGTGCGCGCCGCGCGCTGCGGTCCATGCAAGGCGATGAGCCGCTATCCTGCAATCGCCATGGTGTTGCCGATGATGGCGCTGCGCAGGCGTTCGACTGCGGGCGCCAGCGTCTCCGGCTTCCAGAACAGCGCGGTCTGCGCCCGGGGCAACGCGGGCAGGTCAGTGCCATCGATCATGTTCAGGTCGCCGAACACCGCGTTCCTGGCGATCGCGGATACACCGATGCCCGCGGCCACAGCCGCGCGCAACGCAGACAGACTGTAACACGTTGCGGTCGCGACCCACGGGATGTCCGCGCGCTTCAGCGCGGACGTGAGGATCTCGCGGGGATACATGCGCTCCGGAAACAGCACGAGCCGCAGCGGGCGCTGGTCGCGGTAAAGAAAGTTCGGCGCGGAAACCCAGGTGAGATCGGCCTGAGTCAGAATATGAAGATGTTCGCTCTTGTTGTCGGGCAGGCGCTTGGCCACCACGAGATCCAGCGCGCCGTTATCGAATGCATCCAGCAGCGGCACGGACAGATCGGTCGTCACTTCCACATTGATCTGCGCATGCGCGCGCCTGAAGCGCCGCAGCACGCCGGCGAGCAGATGTTCGGCAAAGTCATCGCAGACGCCAAGCCGCACCCGGCCCGTGAGGTCTGCGCTTCGCATCAGATCAAGAATGGCCTGATTGTCCCGGATCAGCTTCTTTGCCAGCGGCAGAAATTGTTCGCCGCGCTCCGACAGCCCCAGCAGACCCGCGCCGCCACGGTCGAACAGTTCGCCGCCGAGCAGATCTTCCAGCCGTTGAATTTGCATGCTGACGGCCGATTGCGTCCGCCCAACAAGCCGCGCGGCTTTCGTGAAGCTACCTGTCTCCGCAATGGTGAGAAAGGTTTTAGCGCTGTGCAGATCGATTGTTCGTTGCATCAAGCGATTTAATCATAAATCGGATCGATGAGCAGTTCAAAAATAAGAATTGGATCAACACTGCGCTGTGAGGTTAGCTTGCGTCACTGCACTGAGGCGAAAATCTGTTTCGGGAAAATAAAAGCGTTCCATGGAAACGATCGATGGCTATCAGGTACCTCTGGTTCGATCCATTCAGCACTGCGTTGAACGTCGTCAACATCAAAGTCATCCGCACGCAGATGTATGAGTACGCCGGCGCCCGCGACCTGGAGCTTTATCAACGGTTCCAGCTGCCTTTCGGCGTGCAACTGTTGCTTGAATTCGGTTCACTACTTCGACGCGGAGAAGAAGTGTTCGGCCAACAACTATCTGTGGTCTGCGAGTGGCGGCCAGGCGTGGCATCGATCTCAACGAGAAGCAGGTGGGCGCAAGCTCCTATTGGCGCAGTAAGCTGTCGCTGTTCCCGGACATGAGGGACGCGTTTGTCGAGTTGTACAAGGAGCATCCACTCGCGATCGTCTTCAAACACACGCGGCAGACGTCGCGGGTGGAAAATGCAGGAGTCGAGAAGGAGTTCGACATGATCCTATCCGAGAAGTTGGCCGGCTTCTTCACATCGCACCCGAAGGTTTACGAGCTG from Nitrobacteraceae bacterium AZCC 1564 includes these protein-coding regions:
- a CDS encoding ubiquinone/menaquinone biosynthesis C-methylase UbiE (product_source=COG2226; cath_funfam=3.40.50.150; cog=COG2226; pfam=PF08241; superfamily=53335) — encoded protein: MNTAITKDDVRQFWEAASCGEDAFAIGEDDLSRLKAQAAARYALEPYIFDFARFPEANGKSVLEIGVGMGADHEQWALNAPARLCGIDLTERAIEFTSQRLSLSGLNSELQTADAEHLPFQDQSFDIVYSWGVLHHSPDTQCAFKEVSRVLKPGGVARIMVYHKHSITGFLLWARYGVKSGLSLAEVYALYLESPGTKAYSLNEAKDLCETAGLDHVKIKVQLCSGDLLEGAAGQRHQGRLLNFAKAVWPRPLIKAVGARLGLFMMIEASK
- a CDS encoding DNA-binding transcriptional LysR family regulator (product_source=COG0583; cath_funfam=1.10.10.10,3.40.190.10; cog=COG0583; pfam=PF00126,PF03466; superfamily=46785,53850) → MQRTIDLHSAKTFLTIAETGSFTKAARLVGRTQSAVSMQIQRLEDLLGGELFDRGGAGLLGLSERGEQFLPLAKKLIRDNQAILDLMRSADLTGRVRLGVCDDFAEHLLAGVLRRFRRAHAQINVEVTTDLSVPLLDAFDNGALDLVVAKRLPDNKSEHLHILTQADLTWVSAPNFLYRDQRPLRLVLFPERMYPREILTSALKRADIPWVATATCYSLSALRAAVAAGIGVSAIARNAVFGDLNMIDGTDLPALPRAQTALFWKPETLAPAVERLRSAIIGNTMAIAG
- a CDS encoding hypothetical protein (product_source=Hypo-rule applied; superfamily=56784) encodes the protein MAARRGIDLNEKQVGASSYWRSKLSLFPDMRDAFVELYKEHPLAIVFKHTRQTSRVENAGVEKEFDMILSEKLAGFFTSHPKVYELALRAFGAPAHKVVLVSANGIPQSRTCQPRTWRHSRNLAVAQARRDVSVRHQAGLGGE